A genomic stretch from Terriglobales bacterium includes:
- a CDS encoding histidine phosphatase family protein, with the protein MIVYFLRHASAGQSKSDPVKDEKRALDEDGIEQCGYIGRALAALDVHVDVLISSPLKRASQTASLVGNEMGHEGKLVIDRALLPEAAFQAFRDLLNRHAKQEAILVVGHNPSMSEFLGKLIGDGTEASIDLKKGAVAKVEVDRKMAALHWCLTPKVVRTIYESAAASSRPKTSRK; encoded by the coding sequence ATGATCGTTTACTTCCTGCGCCACGCCAGCGCCGGGCAGAGCAAGAGCGACCCGGTGAAGGACGAAAAGCGCGCCCTCGATGAGGATGGCATCGAGCAGTGCGGCTACATCGGGCGCGCCCTGGCCGCGCTGGACGTGCACGTGGATGTCCTCATCTCCAGCCCCTTGAAGCGCGCCTCGCAGACCGCCTCCCTCGTCGGCAACGAGATGGGGCACGAGGGCAAGCTGGTGATTGACCGCGCGCTGCTGCCCGAAGCTGCGTTCCAGGCCTTCCGCGATCTGCTCAACCGCCACGCCAAGCAGGAAGCCATCCTGGTGGTCGGCCACAATCCCAGCATGAGTGAGTTCCTGGGCAAGCTGATCGGCGACGGCACCGAGGCTTCCATCGATTTGAAGAAGGGCGCGGTGGCCAAGGTGGAAGTGGACCGCAAGATGGCCGCGCTCCACTGGTGCCTTACGCCCAAGGTGGTGCGCACCATTTACGAGAGCGCGGCAGCGAGTTCCCGCCCGAAGACTTCACGGAAATAG